One window of the Vicinamibacteria bacterium genome contains the following:
- the accD gene encoding acetyl-CoA carboxylase, carboxyltransferase subunit beta yields the protein MAWFKREQTPLPPREQESRVPEGLWIKCSSCKEILYRKDLLKNQSVCTKCNFHFRISARERLEMLFDSPWEEFDQNLVSSDPLGFVDTKSYAARLRDGKAKTNSWDALISAVGPLGGIRTVVAAMEYAFIGGSMGVVVGEKVTRAVERASKQRLPLIVVSCSGGARMMEGTLSLMQMAKISAALAKLNEARVPFLSVLTDPTTGGVTASFAMLGDLNIAEPGALIGFAGPRVIEQTIRQKLPEGFQRSDFLLEHGMVDMVVDRRELKKTLVRSLKLFLD from the coding sequence ATGGCCTGGTTCAAGCGCGAGCAGACTCCCCTCCCCCCCCGGGAGCAGGAGAGCCGGGTCCCGGAAGGGCTCTGGATCAAGTGCAGCTCCTGCAAGGAGATCCTCTATCGGAAGGACCTCCTGAAGAACCAGAGCGTCTGCACGAAGTGCAACTTCCATTTCCGCATCTCCGCCCGCGAGCGCCTGGAGATGCTCTTCGACTCGCCCTGGGAGGAGTTTGATCAGAACCTGGTGAGCTCCGACCCCCTGGGGTTCGTCGACACCAAGAGCTACGCGGCCCGCCTCCGGGACGGCAAGGCCAAGACCAACAGTTGGGACGCCCTCATCTCCGCGGTGGGTCCTTTGGGCGGCATCCGGACCGTGGTCGCGGCCATGGAGTACGCCTTCATCGGGGGCTCGATGGGGGTGGTGGTGGGGGAGAAGGTGACGCGAGCGGTGGAAAGAGCGAGCAAGCAGCGCCTCCCCCTGATCGTGGTCTCCTGCTCCGGGGGCGCGCGCATGATGGAGGGGACCCTCTCCCTCATGCAGATGGCCAAGATCTCGGCCGCCCTCGCTAAGCTGAACGAGGCCCGAGTTCCCTTCCTCAGCGTCCTCACCGATCCCACCACCGGGGGGGTGACGGCCTCCTTTGCCATGCTGGGCGACCTGAACATCGCGGAGCCGGGCGCCCTCATCGGGTTCGCGGGGCCGCGCGTGATCGAGCAGACCATCCGCCAGAAGCTGCCGGAGGGCTTCCAGCGGTCCGACTTCCTCCTCGAGCACGGGATGGTGGACATGGTGGTGGACCGCCGGGAGCTGAAGAAGACGCTCGTGCGCAGTCTGAAGCTCTTCCTGGACTAG
- a CDS encoding DinB family protein: protein MERSSLSPLLLDKVREQVERTQHLLGLIPRDRQSWRPGFPGLTVGDLLGHILECLAGFCAALYQANPERLAHFLELKALPVNHSCGVEEARGRISSYLGHIEEGFSLVSDEQMSRVVPTLFVPEGEALFTILLGNLEHLTNHKYQLFVYLKMLEVPVATPDLYRLRGQGG from the coding sequence TTGGAGAGATCCAGCCTCTCGCCTCTGCTCCTGGACAAGGTTCGGGAACAAGTGGAGAGGACGCAGCACCTTCTTGGGCTCATCCCGCGAGACCGGCAGTCGTGGAGGCCGGGTTTTCCCGGTCTCACCGTCGGCGATCTCCTAGGCCATATCCTTGAGTGTCTGGCCGGTTTCTGCGCCGCCCTGTATCAGGCCAACCCGGAGCGCCTGGCCCACTTCCTCGAACTCAAGGCCCTCCCCGTCAACCATTCGTGCGGTGTGGAGGAGGCGAGGGGTCGCATCAGCTCCTACCTGGGCCACATCGAGGAGGGGTTCAGCCTCGTGAGCGACGAACAAATGTCTCGCGTCGTGCCGACCCTGTTTGTCCCCGAGGGAGAGGCGCTCTTCACCATCCTCCTCGGCAACCTGGAGCACCTGACCAACCACAAGTACCAGCTATTCGTGTACCTCAAGATGCTCGAGGTGCCGGTCGCGACCCCCGATCTCTACCGGCTCCGCGGCCAGGGAGGCTAG
- a CDS encoding 3-hydroxyacyl-CoA dehydrogenase: MKIAGSTFLVTGGASGLGGATARMLAGAGGNVVILDVNAETGERTARELGGKAAFVPTDVTREEDVQKAVGTAVERFGGLQGVVNAAGIATAEKVLGKNGPHPLQLFERTIRINLIGTFNVIRLAAAAMAAGSPNPAGERGVIVNTASAAAFEGQIGQAAYSASKGGIVGMTLPIARELARSGIRVVTIAPGIFDTPLLAGLPEAARVSLGQQVPFPSRLGRPDEYAALVRHIVENEMLNGEVIRLDGALRMAPK, encoded by the coding sequence ATGAAGATCGCGGGCAGCACGTTCCTCGTCACCGGCGGGGCCTCCGGCCTGGGCGGGGCCACGGCCCGCATGCTCGCGGGGGCGGGCGGCAACGTCGTGATCCTGGACGTGAACGCCGAGACCGGGGAGCGGACGGCCCGGGAGCTCGGAGGGAAGGCGGCCTTCGTGCCCACGGACGTGACTCGCGAGGAGGACGTCCAGAAGGCGGTGGGCACGGCCGTGGAGCGCTTCGGCGGGCTCCAAGGGGTGGTGAACGCGGCCGGCATCGCGACGGCGGAGAAGGTGCTGGGCAAGAACGGGCCCCATCCCCTGCAGCTCTTCGAGCGGACGATCCGCATCAACCTGATCGGCACCTTCAACGTGATCCGCCTGGCCGCGGCCGCCATGGCGGCGGGCTCCCCGAACCCCGCGGGCGAGCGGGGCGTGATCGTGAACACCGCCTCCGCGGCCGCCTTCGAAGGGCAGATCGGCCAAGCCGCCTACTCCGCCTCCAAGGGCGGAATCGTGGGCATGACCCTGCCCATCGCCCGCGAGCTGGCCCGAAGCGGCATCCGGGTGGTGACCATCGCCCCCGGGATCTTCGACACCCCGCTCCTGGCCGGCCTTCCCGAGGCGGCCCGGGTCTCGCTGGGGCAGCAGGTGCCCTTCCCCTCCCGCCTGGGCCGGCCCGACGAGTACGCCGCCCTCGTCCGCCACATCGTGGAGAACGAGATGCTGAACGGCGAGGTGATCCGCCTCGACGGCGCGTTGCGGATGGCGCCGAAGTAG
- a CDS encoding ATP-binding protein: MSHREPVLLAWSSGKDSAWSLHVLKAREDIEVVGLLTTLNEAFDRVAMHAVRRELAEAQARAVDLPLTTVMIPYPCPNEVYETALTEALVDARGKGIQGIAFGDLFLEDIRRYRERHIQGMGLSLHFPLWGRPTAALAREMIAGGLRARLTCVDPRVLPASFAGREFDAQLLEGLPSGVDPCGENGEFHTFAFDGPMFRYPVPVSLGEVVSRDGFVFADLLATVEPGPPRRREPSN, translated from the coding sequence ATGAGCCATCGTGAGCCGGTGCTGCTAGCCTGGAGCAGCGGCAAAGACAGCGCGTGGAGCCTTCACGTTCTCAAAGCCCGCGAGGACATCGAGGTGGTCGGCCTCCTCACGACCCTCAACGAGGCTTTCGACCGGGTGGCTATGCACGCGGTGCGGCGGGAGCTGGCGGAAGCACAAGCCCGGGCCGTCGACCTGCCTCTCACCACGGTGATGATCCCGTATCCCTGCCCCAACGAGGTCTACGAAACCGCGCTAACGGAGGCACTGGTCGACGCCCGCGGGAAGGGCATCCAGGGCATCGCCTTTGGCGACCTTTTCCTCGAAGACATCCGCCGCTACCGGGAGCGGCACATTCAAGGGATGGGCCTGAGCCTGCACTTTCCCCTCTGGGGCCGACCCACGGCTGCCCTGGCGCGGGAGATGATCGCGGGCGGTCTGCGCGCCCGCCTCACTTGCGTGGATCCCCGCGTCCTGCCCGCCTCCTTCGCGGGCCGGGAGTTCGACGCCCAACTGCTCGAAGGCCTGCCTTCCGGCGTGGATCCGTGCGGCGAGAACGGTGAATTCCATACCTTCGCCTTCGATGGGCCCATGTTCCGCTATCCGGTGCCCGTGTCTTTGGGCGAGGTCGTCTCACGTGACGGGTTCGTGTTCGCAGATCTGCTGGCCACGGTTGAGCCCGGGCCTCCGCGGAGGCGGGAACCCAGCAATTGA